cccgagtagttatttcggttgtcattattggggcgatcgttacggttcttgtcattgtgttggccattgttcttattgttgttgttctagcccTTGTTGTGATTGAactcgaacctttcgatctccttatcttcttcatctgcccacgccTGTGCCataatcttgagagatttgacatcagcagGGCGTCTTTTGCTGAAGTCTTGAAACATCCTGCAAACACGGAGGCCGTTCTAGAAGCAGTCAATGACGTCGCGCTCTGTGATATCCACGATTGTGGCATTCTTTTCAAAAAAGTGACGTAAGTAGCTCTGCAGGGTCTTGCTTTTTTGTTGCTTGACCTGGGACAAGTCGATCAtgttgccaggacgctgcatgGCTcccgcgtagttgttggtgaatgccaccttgagtcgatggagttcttgtctaataactcgagccatgtgagtggcaccacctccatgcagatggggaagtagacgACTTTGGTGCCAATGtttcccccagctgcttgtactgacagcgaATAGCACcagagccattgaactgggtcttgcttgccatcatacttggtgatacctaggggtttgaacttttcagtTGGAGTTGTCTTCCTCACATGCCTAAGGAAGGCAGGGAACCTGTCAGTATCATCTCCTaggtactcgacttcttgctcgaGCTCGCGGCTCTATCCatcgatgatggtacgggcatcgcagctggcgttgatcttgttgcggaggtcTCCTACTGGGTGTTCATGTtctgggttagccccacggtggacacggcctcccgagggtcctgcccgactaccttcagctccagcttggcttggtctggtgcCTCCCGATTGACCTGGTCTAGACGGAGGGcgtctatggctgctgccatgttaaTTTCACTAGGATTCGGAGCATTGGACGAACTGTATCGGATTCTACTGATCAAGTTGTTCGTATGTGAGTTCTGAGGTATCGCacaggtgatgagatcaatagatgcGACAGTAGCCAGGGAAGTACGATTGTGAcatgtttgaactgcttcaaaggcgtgatccaggttctggattggtaggtccGTTGCAAGGCGGTGACGAGGCTCTATTCTTGCAGCATTTCTTGCTCGTCattgagttctttgagcttcagtctcttctccAACATTGTTGGCGGTGAtctcatcctgcgagacgtcatctgggtgacgctcaTGTCGCGGGTTTTTGTCCCATCGCTCTTCTCCTTCATCCTCATGTCTAGCGATAATGGCAAAGAGTTCTCGTTCTAGAGAGTAGCTTCCCGAGCTTAAAGTAATAACCTTCGTGGTGCctccttcctcgtagatgggtgacagaggagctcccttctggtatgggagagtgtcgagataggcgatgaggcgcgaatcatcatccttggcaagagcgggtggcttcatgttgggccagtagacaaatctgccttgaaaagttgatgtgattaccaggccctcttgtggacctgataaacaAGTCTCCTTGTCCGTATCCGAGTGGTAGTCAAGGTCCTTGATCATATCTGTATCGAATTGTGAACTAGACAGGGCCGTCTGATGAACAGTGGTCGCATTGCGGAGTCAGAACGGGAATCGACTCTGGCGGTAATCCaactcgcacgatggcttatgcgccagctcgtgaaagtcaatccgacCGGTGGGAGAAATCGAGTTGGACTCGaactcgtccccccagcctctaaCTAGGTCAGAAGTTGAAAATTCATCGAGgttctcgacgagatcctcccAAGTTTGGCGCTAGAGCTTCATGGTTCACTTCTTCTCCGGGGTCGACGCAATATGGCAACAAAAATTTCCAGCACCGTAtgtgatgcaaacccaggagccaaagacgaaTGCAAtgcctgcttcaaacgcgacgattggcttgatgatgacttgtgccatcaagttcgccagtggattctcggcgagagcccctacctggcgcgccagctgttagTGTTTAGATCCAGCAACCTACcaaaggggtacccgaggtagtgttttggttagtggagttcatcgagattaggaactcgaagataaacgtagacacacgatttagacacaccgtttagacaggttcgggccactagattgcgtaataccctacgtcgtttatgttggttggattgaattgccttggaaggggtccctgcctcgccttacattgtcgggggtagggttacaggtcggttggttacaagtaGGATACGACtagagttctactcttattgcaacgagtactttcctaatcctcgactaataCCTATAtgtccatgtagactacgctgtCTTATgctatggtctccatgtcagatacgtctcggtATCCAGtcccatatttaggactatccaaatcttctggtgggctcataAATGTACGTACCACAGTCTCTAAATATTCAAACAAAATTACCTACCCTAGTCAATTGAAACGAAATCCCAACATGCTCCTATATATTTTATATGCTTCTAAATTCCCCAATATTGCATGGTTAATACGTAgcatacatatacatacatatacatgatgtgtgtcacgGTATAGACCAGATACAAACGTATGCAGGAAGCAATGAATGGGAATATCGATTTTTATGTCAAACACATAATTCGGCTAAGTTTTGAAATTAACATATGTCAAAATACTCTTAAAAATCAATACTTGCTTGTGCAAGATAACAGATTGATGGAGTAGTTGCTTTTCTGAAACACTACATCAAGATCCAAACACTCATGTAGTATTCCATTTTTTTAGCTATAGTGATTATTGTTTTTGGTGATTGGTAGACGAGAAAATTTCAGGAGGTTATTCAAAATTACCGCAGTATCTTCCACTAACATACATAGGTCGTTGAGACCATGTAAGTTGCTCATCAATCCATTTGTCAATAAAGTAGCTGATCGAATACTTAACTTGCGGCGACAAGGTATAACCTGCAACTGAAGCGCATTACCCACTTGCTTGTGCCACAAAAAAGAAATCCAATGCTGTTGGAATCATGCTCGCCTGACAAGCCAAGCCAGCGAGCGACTACCCCAAGTTGCTCTATAAAAGGACCTGCCGACCAGCTCTGCAGCTCTGGCACACTCCATTACCAAGTTATACACTTCTTCCACCCTCCACCTCCCGAGCCTCCTCTGCTCACTCCACCGAGCTGGCTAGCGACAAGTCCGATGTCATCGTCGGCGATGCCGGCCTGTGCCTCGACGACGGCAAGGCGGCGGCCGTGAGCAGcaaggcggtggtggaggagctgtACCGTGCTCTGGAGCGCGGCGACGTGGACGCCGTGCGCCGGCTGCTGAACCCGGACGTGGACTGGAGGTTCCACGGCCCGCGCGCGCACCAGCACCTGGTGCTCATGCGCCTGCTcaccggcggcgctggcgccggcggcctcccgTTCAAAATCCGGTCCCTGGACGCGTTCGGACCCACCGTGCTGGCGGAGGGCACCGACGCGACGGGCGCGCTGTACTGGGTGCACGCGTGGACCGTGGGTTCCGGCGGCCGCGTCACCGAGGTGCGCGAGTACTGCAACACCGCGCTCGTCGTGACGAGGCTCGGTGgtgacggcgacgccgccgcggcggctgcgtcggagacggcgaaggcggcgtgCTCGCAGTCTCAGTCGAAGCAGGTGTGGCAGAGCCGGCTGCCCGACCGGGCTCGCAGGAACCTCCCTGGCCTCGTGCTTGCCATCTGATCTGAATATCTGGTCAGATGCGAATCATCGTGCCATATATGCTTCCGATTCTGAACTGGCTGTCTGGCTTCTACCGTGTGGACAGGAACCCTGCATGTTTCCAATGTGGTTACAGGGACATGAATGAATCAAATAccttaaaaaaaagtaaaagaatTCAAGTGATACTTGTGTGATGTGATTCCTGGTGGAGATAATTCAGCATAATTTTAGtgtttatttagaaaacatcCTCCATAAGCTTAAATGTCGACAAAagatgaaaaatatatttaaaacaCCAGCCAATACCATAAAGAGCCTGgtgcatcacatcgaatgtttagatactaattagaagtattaaacgtggactatttacaaaacacattacataagtgaaggctaaacggcaagacgaatctattaagtttaattaatcaatgatttgacaatatgttgctacagtaaacatttgctaatgatggattaattaggcttaatagattcgtctcgccgtttagcctccgtttatgtaatggattttgtaaatagtctacatttaataatcctaattagtatcaaacattcgatatgacacgtactaaaaataagcaaagagaACCAAACGTCCCCTTAACCACCTCATGTTCTCATCAAAAGCCAGCTCACTAGTACTTTTCTTTAACGAAAATGGTAGGAGCTCTACCAtttaattaaaaaagaaaaaaaacgttAGTACATGACAGGGCAAGGTCTGCCGTCTAAGCGGTTGGTCACAACGTTAGTTTGGACGTGTTAATTACCAACACTGGCAAGGTCACAAACAAAAGCAACGCGCGAATAGGGATATGGACGTCACGAAGGTCCGTGGCATTCGATCATTGTCCCTCTTAGTTTGGACAGTGACCTTGTGCATCGTTATACTTTTATTTCTTGTAGATATCTGTGCATTCTCTTCTTATATAATGGACATAGCAAAACTGAGATATCTTAGTTCGTTAAGCGACTTGTGGTTGAACCTACCTTTAGGATACAATGTCCTGAATTTAGCATAAGCGCTTGTATGTTTCTAGATTCACTTTGGGAATTGGTGGTGTTATTCTTTTTGGTAGGCGATATTCTCGACGACAATAAGGTGTCTGTTATGACTCTATCAATCTTAAAATCTGTAGGTCTAGTTTTTCCGAGTTTCTCACAAGAGTAGTGTGCGCGCGTACATTAATAGGGGTGGGAGGGTGTACCGGTGTTCGAGTCTCTGCGTGTGCATCGTTTTTCCAGGGAAAACATACCTTGCACATGATATAGATAATCATTCCGTTACAAAGACAGAGCTGCCCTGTTATCCCAATCCACTAATCCTTCCACAATGGATTCAAATGAAAATGAACGCAATGTGCTCCTTTCTTCATCAATTCAAAACTGAAAATCGGAAATAAGCTAAGCCGAGAGAAACAACAAAGGCAAATTATGAAACAAGGACTCTGCACACGCATATTTGCATTCCGGGAGTGCAGAAAGATTACTACTCTGTCACTGACCACGACCGCATTCGTCTTTCTCTATCAATGGCGGGACAGGTGGCGTCATTTCTCCAGAAGAAGAACTACTACACTGCTCCTGCCGCAGCAATGGCGACTCGTCGCCTCGACACGGAGAGTAATTCGCCAGCCGAACAGGGTGGGCGTAAATGATCGCCGGCGTTGCAGGATGCGAAGACCCTCCCTGACAAGACGGCTTGATCCCGTTCTCCCTCGGCAAAGGCTGCAGGGTGATGACGCCAGCATCAGCTCGCCCGCCGTCGGAGTCTCTCCGGTGGACGCTGCCGGCCTCAACGTCGAGGAGGAGGTTCGCCGTTCGCACCTCCTGCGCCAGCGCGCAGCTCCAGCAGAACATCCACCGGAGGTAGTCGATAAGGCACGGCGAGCCGGCGCGGCACGTGTCACCGCCGGGGAGCCCGTACTTTCGCCGCATCCGCGCGCGCCAGAACCCGCCGTAGAGCAGGCCGAGCGCGCAGAGCACGACCCCCGCCGCGCCGACCGCGTCGCCGACGGCCTCGTCCCGAATGTTCGCTGCGGCGGCGTTGAGCACCCAGAGCGGCGCGAAGCAGAGCAGCGCGAACATTACGGCGTGCACGTACGCGTTCCCGAAGCCCAGGCGCTCCATGTTCCACCCGAACACGCAGAAGGTGCAGAGGCACGAGAGCCAGCACGCCGTGGGGTCGTCGCCGACGTCGAGCAGCCCGCCTGCCCACTCCGccccctccgcgccggccgccgcctcagcGGCGATGctgccaccgtcgtcgtcggtggCAGAGCGATCGTCCGGTTCTTGGTGCACGCTCGGCCCACCGCGTCTCCTCCCCAACGGGCTGAAATACATGTACAGGCCGGCGATCACCGGCGCGGCGGTGCCGCCAACGACGAGCGAGGTctcggcggcgtccggccgcgCCTTGCGGGAGTACCCCCAGTAGAGCCCGCACATGGCGTACTGCGCGAAGCAGGCGACGTGCAGGAGCGCGACCACAACGGACATGTGACCCCGCTcgccgcggcgagggcgcgccaccgcgccggcaccggcgaccTTCCGGAAGTAGGCCTCCCTGAGCTCCTTGGCGTCGCCGGGGCGCCACCGGAGGAgcaggacggcgtggtggaAGAGCGCGGGGTGCTGGTAGATGCTCATGAGCGTGAAGAGCGCGTTGAGCACCTGGTTGTTGACCTCGATCCACCGGTTGCGGAGGGACCGGCGCGGGAAGGCGCCGTCAagggcgccgaggaggaggaggcccagCATGGAGCCCGACGCTGCCACGCAGAGCGCCCACGCCACCAGGGCGAGGTGCGCCGGGTGCTTCAGCCAGCGCCACCACGCGCGCGCGACGAACGCCGGGTGGAGCCTCCGGACGAGGCGGCGAGCGCTTTCCTCGGGCCGCCCTTCTTGCCCGACCACGGGAATGACGGAAGCGGCAGCATTGTTGCGCTCTCCGACGAGCTCGACCGCCAGGTCGCCATTGATCGCTGCGGCAGCGTGGTGACCTTGATCATGGACGGCGGCTTCCATATCCGGTAGTAGAGCAGTGGATGGGGAAAAAGTTCATTTGTATAGTACTTATATTAAGTTACAATTAGCTAGAAAGTGACTAAATCATACGCAGAGATCAATGGAAGTAGCCAAGAAGAGAGTGGACTAGTGGACAACCATGTAATGTAATGATGGAAGAATCTGAGACTGTGTAGCATCTTAGTCAACAAAAATGCACACTATAAGGCTATTCTTTATTTCCAGCGGTACTCCTCCGTTACTCGTTTTAGGTTTTctaagtttatagatattattatgcatttagatataatgtatgtatagatgtataataatatttatacaatttggaacggagggaggacTTCGTAAACTGTAAGGCATAAGTTGCCAAGAAAACTTCAGAAATGTTCTTAAATTTGACAAAAGGATTTCTGAAGATTGTCAGCTTAAGTATTACTATCAGCAGCGTTTATGTCTCCTCTCAAATTGTGGAATCTTGCTGGGCAGAAGCAACCCGGTCCGGTTAAAGCGGCGGACTTGGCGAGTGGTGGCGCTGAAAGCTGAACAAGCTTGACTGGGCCCAAGTGCCGGCCGAACAAAGTTGAGACCTTGAAACGTGGACGCTTGTGCCTTTCTTGACTTGGTCTAGTCAACACTTGGCCCATTTATGTTGACTTAACGTTTGTAATCGACTCCGGGCATCAAACTGATTACTGGAGCTACCACTGCACGAATAACTGGCGACATATGTACTTAGATTAACCTTGTGAAAAACATTCTTCCCCTCCTTGCATTACAAGAATCAAGGATGAGTCAAGCGCATGCTGCGCGGGGGCCATTGCTGGGCGCTCGTTCGTCGCTCTGAAGGTTATGTATACTGTTCtacttcttcctttcttgtttctttttcttttttctccctgCGCTATGCTGTTGGATATTTTAACAAAtatgaataaatccgcaagcgcacggatattattgtagctttcacctcaatGTATTCCAAgagtatcgaatccaagggaatgTGTGTGCACTAACTTCTATTCTAGTCGGTCCAAAGACACATCAAGATACATGACGAGGGTAGAGACGATTCCTAAAGATAGCACTTGAGGTAAGTTCAAGGTCGATCTCTCGATTATGGATACTTGATTCAGGCACCGGCTTACTCCTGGCCTGCCAGGCGAGTCTGGCTAGCAGCTCTACTCGAACGTGAAGGATTAAAAAGGACcgatagggctgtcaccacctacagcctacctctagcaacccgtgggatataagacaaacgaaggataaccccTAGTCTAGGCATCACGTCTAtgctattgattactactgcaGTCTAACTACATTTGGATCCCCATAGCAAACTACAACACTCTATAATATGAAGCGACGGACCCGCAAGCagagagaactgatctcacttagGTACAAGTATTAGTAGTGGATAATGTATGATGGTCtaaaggcatacatgagagcatacaaacctatactatgatagcaagggtatatgactagcacaTGAGCATATAAGCTAAGTATATCAATATAGCAAGGGTATAGgactactcatgcatataagaacaaagtataacactataagaagGAATCACGAATACAAAATTACTTTACTCCAAAAGAAAccagcatccgtagaggtacaagctggGAGGAGAGTACTGACCCCGACACTCCTCCCGAACACCTCTCACTCTTTCCCTATTCTAAGCACAAGATAGATAGGGCTTCACCTTTGGAACGGAGCACTTATTCTACTCTTGTGTGGTGTGTTGAGAGAGAGGGTAGAAGGTCCTATTTATAGTGtgaggtgccttgggagagtaGAGATGCTCCTAGCATCCTAAGGGGATattcttctccaactcctctCCTTCTGAGGTCCCAAGGTGGTAGCTCCCGGCGAAATGGTCACAACCGCTTTTAGGAAGCCTCCAGGAGTCAACTTGTGGAAGCTGGGCGTGAGCTGAGCCAAAGGTGGTTCGGCCGAACCTGAACCCCGGGCACCGCCTCTCGCACCGCCCTTCATCTGGGACACTGCATGGTGGGCCCTCAAGTCGGTCTAGGGTGCCCGCTCCAAGTTAAGGTGGTTTACCCCCTAATGTAGGCCTATGGATCCGTATGCTCTCTCTTGATTggctggagttgtgtttctttgcctcttgggtgtatttcctcatcctttctaaggataagtcACCTGCATACagatattcaccaacacttatGGAAATTgttagtaataaacccctaccactacgttgatgctcatctttccggtgtttatgcaggagttgacggtCTAtaattggtacttaagagccgtcaacacATGATGCCCTGCCGCtgcccgcctccaccaccgcccgcagCCGGCAACAcctcgccgccgtgccgctCCGCCCGCCTCCCACCCCGCCCTCCCCTAACCCCTGCCATCGCTGACCCCCTCCGCCGGCACCGCCTACCAGGGTTCCTCCCCCACCCGGCCGGTGACGCCACCATCGCTCGGCCTCGCCGCTCGcaacccaccaccaccgccggtcCTACCACCACTGGCGACCATCCCTCTAATCCCGCCAACCATTGAAGACCCCCAAACCCAGAAACCCAAATCCCTAACCCTAATCCCCTCCACCCGCTGCCGTCGGCCTCTACCCCGCTGCCACTGGCCTCCACCGCTGCCCACGGCCAGCGGCATCTCGCTGCCATCCGCtccgcccccctcctgccgcaGCCGCCCCCGCTCTTCTCCCCAACGCTCGGAGCAGATAAGGCCGCGCGGAGGTCACATGCGTGTGCTTAACAGCTGCCCTGTGTTCGTTCGTTGGCACCTGCTAGCGACGCGCGCACGATAAGGATTTTGATGCTATGCTCATATATACATCTATGAGTGTGCCTTTTATGACTAGTTGACTACCTACAATGAATGCCAACCAAAAGTACATTTGTCACCTAGATTTGTAACTATGATTGCTTCCACCATCATGCTGAAAATATTTTGTCAACATATTATTCCAAGTAATTTTGTGTTTGGCACTTGATGCACACTTAAACTAggtttaacaaaaaaaatgcatcttAAGGTGATACAGGAATATTTCCACAAGCTTTGCCTTTTGCACCATGTCATAATGGTCCTGTTTGTTTCTGCTTATAAGCCGCTTATCGATGAAAATAAGCAAGAATACCAACAAACGGCTTGCTTATTTTCCTAGATTCACGCTTATATGGTAAGCCGCTTAAGATATTTGAATTATAAGAAGTGGAAATCTTTGCTTAGATTATATGAGAGAAGCTGAAACAAAGAGGGGTGTTCTTAACAATGATGTTGCAATTTAGGGTGAACCTATAGAAAAAGAACCTTATACTAAATCAGATCGAACGAGGGATCTTCTTGGAAATGGGAAAATCTAGAATAAGAGTGCGAAGTTTCATTTCATATCCGTGAATAAACTGAAAAAAGAGACCTTTCTAAAAGAATAGAAAAAAGTAGGTGGATCGGGTTCGCTATTATGAGTATTCGCACACAAGACAAGAGTTTGACCACGGGGTAAGGTTACCATTCCTAAAGAAAAGACCGGTTACGGACTTGTACTCTACAACATAAAAAAATACATTCCCTGGCAAGGGCAGGCAAAAGACTTGAAAATCAAAGACACTCAGGACTTTCACTCTGTTTCGGCATAACTCTCAGCGCAAGCTTAAGAAGCATGGTGTATTGACACCTTTTCCCCATCTCCGCCACCAGATCCTCTTCCTCCTAGGTACAAAGCCAATGCCCATTTTACTTTATGGAATAGTGCACGTAGAATAACAAAAGGGGTTATTCATGTTCAAGCCAGTTTCAACAATATCATATAACCATTACAGACCCACAAGATCGGGTGGTAGCTGAGGAAAATCTTGCTTCTTCACTTAATGCTTGCTTTCCGTCCTGCCTTTGCTGGGCCTACGATAGGCTCTACTCCAATACGAAATAAGATTTTGTACATGAAGGTTGGTGAAAAGCAAAAGAAGCAATTGGTTCTCAAATGTTGTGACGTCACCTAGCTTCCCGAAAATCTCTACTTATTAGGGTGGCCTCTAACAGGTCGGGAGCGTACTCAAAATCTTGCTCATATGCCTCGCAAGATTGAACATATGCGAAAGTCATCTCGAAGCACATTTAGGTCAAAATGTGCCTAGAAATGGAATTTCCTTGATTACAGTCTGCCCTAAGCATACGTAGCTCCATTTTGAACTTCTGCCCTTCTCTTCTGCCTATTCAGAAATCACCTTCTATCACATCTGTTTGTTTGTCGTTGTACGAAAGTCTATCGATTCAAGGATTTGAAAATTCATAGTCGTTGCCTAGAGCTTTTCGATCCCCAGTTGCTACGGGGAACAAAGGCAGAAATACAATAGATTCCTCCATTTAAGTGGTTCTCACTTCTCCTTGTTTGGAGGAAAGGAGGTATATTTGTTTCAAGTTTGGAAAGTAGGTATTGTTCCCGAAGTAGGTAAGTAGGTAGccgtaaaaagaaaagaaaaagagggTTTTTAGGTTTGCCCTTTTCTATCTTAATACCAGGCTAAAAAAGATCCATTCAATTAAGTTAGATATACCCACCACTAAGAAGGATTCTGCAAAAGCTTCACCCTTCATTGCTATCTATAGCATGTTATGTTGTGTTTATATTGCACTCCTTTGTCCCTATCATCCGAAAATAAAACAGCGACAAAACAGATTTGCTTCA
This sequence is a window from Setaria italica strain Yugu1 chromosome III, Setaria_italica_v2.0, whole genome shotgun sequence. Protein-coding genes within it:
- the LOC111256823 gene encoding senescence associated gene 20-like; the protein is MRLLTGGAGAGGLPFKIRSLDAFGPTVLAEGTDATGALYWVHAWTVGSGGRVTEVREYCNTALVVTRLGGDGDAAAAAASETAKAACSQSQSKQVWQSRLPDRARRNLPGLVLAI
- the LOC101772009 gene encoding uncharacterized protein LOC101772009, whose translation is MEAAVHDQGHHAAAAINGDLAVELVGERNNAAASVIPVVGQEGRPEESARRLVRRLHPAFVARAWWRWLKHPAHLALVAWALCVAASGSMLGLLLLGALDGAFPRRSLRNRWIEVNNQVLNALFTLMSIYQHPALFHHAVLLLRWRPGDAKELREAYFRKVAGAGAVARPRRGERGHMSVVVALLHVACFAQYAMCGLYWGYSRKARPDAAETSLVVGGTAAPVIAGLYMYFSPLGRRRGGPSVHQEPDDRSATDDDGGSIAAEAAAGAEGAEWAGGLLDVGDDPTACWLSCLCTFCVFGWNMERLGFGNAYVHAVMFALLCFAPLWVLNAAAANIRDEAVGDAVGAAGVVLCALGLLYGGFWRARMRRKYGLPGGDTCRAGSPCLIDYLRWMFCWSCALAQEVRTANLLLDVEAGSVHRRDSDGGRADAGVITLQPLPRENGIKPSCQGGSSHPATPAIIYAHPVRLANYSPCRGDESPLLRQEQCSSSSSGEMTPPVPPLIEKDECGRGQ